In a genomic window of Equus przewalskii isolate Varuska chromosome 4, EquPr2, whole genome shotgun sequence:
- the PGAM2 gene encoding phosphoglycerate mutase 2, giving the protein MATHRLVMVRHGESTWNQENRFCGWFDAELSEKGAEEAKRGAHAIKDAKMEFDICYTSVLKRAIRTLWTILDGTDQMWLPVVRTWRLNERHYGGLTGLNKAETAAKHGEEQVKIWRRSFDIPPPPMDEKHPYYSSISKERRYAGLKPGELPTCESLKDTIARALPFWNEEIAPQIKAGKRVLIAAHGNSLRGIVKHLEGMSDQAIMDLNLPTGIPIVYELDAALKPTKPMRFLGDEETVRKAMEAVAAQGKAK; this is encoded by the exons ATGGCCACCCACCGCCTCGTGATGGTTCGGCACGGCGAGAGCACCTGGAACCAGGAGAACCGCTTCTGTGGCTGGTTTGATGCAGAGCTGAGCGAGAAGGGGGCCGAGGAGGCCAAGAGGGGAGCCCATGCCATCAAGGACGCCAAGATGGAGTTCGACATCTGCTACACGTCGGTGCTGAAGCGGGCCATCCGCACCCTCTGGACCATCCTGGATGGCACGGACCAGATGTGGCTGCCTGTGGTGCGCACCTGGCGTCTCAATGAGCGGCACTATGGGGGCCTCACAGGCCTCAACAAGGCGGAGACAGCCGCCAAACACGGGGAGGAGCAGGTGAAGATCTGGAGGCGCTCCTTTGACATCCCTCCACCCCCCATGGATGAGAAGCACCCCTACTACAGCTCCATCAGCAAG GAGCGTCGGTATGCAGGCCTGAAGCCTGGGGAACTGCCCACTTGCGAGAGCCTCAAGGACACCATTGCCCGGGCCCTGCCCTTCTGGAATGAGGAGATCGCCCCCCAAATCAAGGCTGGCAAGAGAGTGCTCATCGCGGCCCACGGGAACAGCCTTCGGGGCATCGTCAAGCATCTGGAAG GGATGTCCGACCAGGCCATCATGGACCTGAACCTGCCCACGGGGATCCCCATCGTGTATGAGCTGGACGCAGCACTGAAGCCCACCAAGCCCATGCGGTTCCTGGGTGACGAGGAGACTGTACGGAAGGCCATGGAGGCCGTGGCTGCCCAGGGCAAGGCCAAGTGA